One Festucalex cinctus isolate MCC-2025b chromosome 1, RoL_Fcin_1.0, whole genome shotgun sequence genomic region harbors:
- the pask gene encoding PAS domain-containing serine/threonine-protein kinase isoform X1, with amino-acid sequence MSLATESRFEATRHFVEKGDSICVVPDLSSDLLEDEFDLNKSHPCAQRSLQKRNMLELQRRYFYGSSPAATKPQSSCAHPDLDTSPDARPRPPTTTETEDKLYSRLISTDFGLPVPPLALNQNQVFLTVERKSSEILSANDQACKLFACTPDELKGRKLMCILKKTTQVLEEALPEDYLLMDGSIASVSGKVVDVVTASGEMPMLVCTHRVSQNGEHLLVKMEQVERISASLTFTQDGNILTCDSAFAHLHGYHHPEDLKGLSVMELIPSLQIPLHCQALPKMLRVQRVCGKSREGASVPLCVKLQGAVQCARPQQQHAGMSLACSTESLGTEDGQQSGIKGDGRVLSPNPTLEYNGTIWGFAPVSGLLLLQADGSICSIHNQQALSVFGYSKNELRGKCVTFLMPGFYGWMSDLVRKISPFPESQAEAVQSTAKSVPLASVMDPSSLVAGDMAMVQEACRGRSSTGRGRIFTGNCTMLDKQGGPLSTLTSPAVSSTRVLNANDTEELLAQAAQVAAASSHFSEMGDTTEAILRTFAWVDHPQGGTTGILSTEQPAAKHEQLLLENDDIAGSPAHNGHPFGCGDVKSSAVGKDGHSSLQNSSFEVISMGSRSSSGFCENFAGHGAFDPCQAEVSCYLDLNSDGNLVTRALADLDLSSAVLISLHGGSGENRHSMTSCDTAELLRAPSPIDLDPEDRPVDANKPTEDERETGEQSGNQAGADQWHALSSVHKESGQEFCLNGDHGETRVAVDLPATSTPKKQTMAEGELESDAPQLLEGRFEGSAYHRDGTRVEVQCDVVQADLPDGRRMFCVWLSKPGQHWTRSQNDRSLLDKSAASLGEKIREACHGEALRSTLDLEHSRACDGQFAEEYKPIKAVGKGAFGFVWKTIRRCDGQETVVKFISKARIVSDCWVDDPMLGRVSQEIAILTRVQHHNIVKVLEVFENGSYFQMVMEKHGDGLDLFEFIDMQPRLDEPLASYIFRQLVAAVFYLRTKNILHRDIKDENIVIDKCFHIRLIDFGSAAMMTPGKLFYTFCGTLEYCSPEVLQGNPYEGPELEMWSLGVLLYTLLFSENPFIGVAEILEAKLKPLFPLSSELNRVLCGLLHPEPTRRMTLDQLLLQSWVSQPISLAEYTWTEVFPATQSNCSPQRHDSSPRRYAGQELFPDQGDDTLPDEEDEEDRLSMVALESELQKYLNEN; translated from the exons ATGTCACTCGCAACCGAGTCTCGGTTTGAAGCCACACGGCACTTCGTGGAGAAAGGAGATTCTATTTGCGTGGTGCCCGATCTCTCCTCCGACCTGCTGGAGGATGAGTTCGACTTGAACAAGTCCCACCCCTGCGCCCAGAGATCACTGCAGAAAAGAAATATGTTGGAATTGCAACGACGGTACTTCTATGGGTCATCGCCAG CAGCAACAAAGCCCCAATCATCCTGCGCGCATCCTGACTTGGACACATCTCCTGACGCTCGACCACGCCCTCCCACAACGACCGAGACGGAAGACAAGCTTTATAGTCGGCTTATTTCGACAGATTTTGGCCTGCCTGTCCCGCCGTTGGCACTCAATCAAAACCAAGTGTTCCTGACAGTCGAACGAAAAAGCAGCGAG attttgtcAGCTAACGATCAGGCCTGCAAACTGTTTGCATGCACCCCGGATGAGCTGAAAGGAAGAAAGTTGATGTGTATTTTGAAGAAAACCACTCAAGTCTTGGAAGAAGCATTGCCTGAGGACTACCTGCTAATGGACGGCAGTATTGCATCTGTATCTGGGAAAGTG GTTGATGTTGTGACAGCGTCTGGTGAGATGCCGATGTTGGTGTGCACCCACAGAGTGTCACAAAATGGAGAACATCTCCTTGTCAAGATGGAGCAGGTGGAACGGATTTCCGCTTCTCTGACGTTTACTCAAGAT GGAAATATTCTTACCTGTGACTCTGCATTTGCTCATCTCCATGGTTACCACCATCCCGAGGACTTAAAAGGACTTTCTGTTATGGAGCTAATCCCCTCCTTACAAATCCCTCTGCACTGTCAGGCATTGCCCAAA ATGCTGAGGGTTCAGAGAGTGTGTGGTAAAAGTAGAGAAGGCGCATCAGTACCGCTGTGTGTTAAGCTTCAGGGGGCGGTACAGTGCGCAAGACCTCAGCAACAACACGCTGGCATGAGCCTCGCATGCTCGACAGAGAGTCTTGGCACAGAAGATGGTCAGCAATCGG GCATCAAGGGAGACGGCAGGGTCCTCTCCCCCAACCCCACACTGGAGTACAACGGAACCATCTGGGGGTTTGCCCCCGTGAGCGGCCTCCTCCTCTTGCAAGCTGACGGCTCAATCTGCAGCATCCACAATCAAcaggctctcagtgtgtttggCTACAGCAAGAACGAGCTGCGAGGAAAG TGTGTCACTTTCCTCATGCCCGGTTTCTATGGGTGGATGTCCGATTTGGTCAGGAAGATCAGTCCCTTCCCGGAGTCTCAAGCAGAGGCTGTCCAAAGCACAGCGAAATCTG TTCCGTTGGCCTCAGTCATGGACCCATCCTCGCTGGTGGCTGGAGACATGGCCATGGTGCAGGAAGCGTGTCGGGGGAGATCCTCCACGGGGAGAGGCAGAATCTTCACCGGGAACTGCACCATGCTTGACAAACAAGGAGGCCCTCTGTCCACGCTAACTTCTCCTGCTGTCTCTTCCACACGCGTGTTAAA TGCTAATGACACGGAAGAGCTGTTGGCACAGGCAGCCCAGGTAGCTGCTGCCAGTAGCCACTTCTCAGAGATGGGCGACACCACTGAGGCTATCTTGAGGACTTTTGCCTGGGTGGACCATCCACAGGGAGGCACCACCGGCATTCTTTCCACTGAACAACCAGCAGCCAAACATGAACAACTGCTTCTGGAAAATGACGACATTGCTG GGAGTCCCGCTCACAATGGACATCCTTTTGGATGTGGGGATGTCAAGTCTTCTGCTGTGGGCAAAGACGGCCACTCGTCATTGCAAAACTCCAGCTTTGaggtcatttcaatggggagcAG GTCTTCCTCCGGCTTTTGCGAGAACTTTGCTGGCCACGGCGCTTTCGACCCATGCCAGGCAGAGGTCAGCTGTTACCTGGACCTCAACAGCGACGGCAACCTGGTGACCCGAGCCCTGGCCGACTTGGATCTGAGCAGCGCCGTGCTGATCAGCCTGCACGGGGGCAGCGGCGAAAACCGGCACTCCATGACGTCCTGCGACACGGCCGAGCTCCTGCGCGCGCCCTCCCCGATCGACCTCGACCCGGAGGATCGGCCCGTCGACGCCAATAAGCCGACCGAGGATGAGAGGGAGACCGGGGAGCAGTCGGGGAACCAAGCCGGGGCGGATCAGTGGCACGCTCTCTCGTCCGTTCATAAAGAAAGCGGGCAGGAATTCTGCTTGAATGGCGATCATGGTGAGACTCGGGTAGCAGTGGATCTTCCTGCTACGTCTACGCCAAAGAAACAGACGATGGCAGAGGGTGAGCTCGAGTCCGATGCGCCGCAGTTGCTGGAGGGACGATTTGAGGGAAGTGCCTACCACAGAGATGGCACAAGAGTTG AGGTGCAGTGCGACGTGGTCCAAGCCGACCTTCCTGATGGAAGACGAATGTTCTGCGTGTGGTTGAGCAAGCCCGGCCAGCACTGGACCAGGTCGCAAAACGATCGATCCCTGCTCGACAAATCTGCCGCCAGTCTTGGCGAG AAGATCAGAGAGGCGTGTCATGGTGAAGCTCTGCGCTCCACGCTGGACCTCGAACACTCTCGGGCATGTGATGGGCAGTTTGCAGAAGAGTACAAGCCTATTAAAGCTGTCGGCAAAGGAGCCTTCGGGTTTGTCTGGAAGACGATAAGGCGCTGCGATGGACAAGAA ACAGTAGTGAAGTTCATCAGCAAGGCGAGGATCGTGAGCGACTGCTGGGTGGACGACCCCATGTTGGGTCGAGTCAGTCAGGAGATCGCCATCCTCACTCGAGTGCAACATCACAACATCGTCAAG GTGCTGGAGGTGTTTGAGAACGGCAGCTACTTCCAGATGGTGATGGAGAAACACGGCGACGGTTTGGACCTCTTCGAATTCATCGACATGCAGCCGAGACTGGACGAGCCCCTGGCCAGCTACATCTTCCGACAG CTGGTCGCGGCGGTCTTCTACTTGAGGACGAAGAACATCCTGCACCGGGACATCAAAGACGAGAACATCGTCATTGACAAGTGTTTCCACATTCGCCTCATCGACTTTGGCTCAGCGGCAATGATGACGCCGGGGAAGCTCTTTTACACTTTTTGCGGCACGCTGGAGTACTGCTCGCCTGAAGTGCTTCAAGGAAACCC CTACGAGGGTCCCGAGTTGGAGATGTGGTCTCTGGGGGTTTTGCTCTACACGCTGCTGTTCAGTGAGAACCCCTTCATTGGCGTGGCCGAAATCCTGGAGGCCAAACTCAAACCTCTTTTTCCCCTGTCCTCAG AACTGAACCGCGTGTTGTGTGGGCTGCTGCACCCTGAGCCCACCCGAAGGATGACCCTGGACCAGCTGCTTCTGCAGTCCTGGGTCAGCCAGCCCATTTCGCTGGCAGAGTACACCTGGACGGAGGTGTTCCCAGCAACTCAAAGCAACT gCTCCCCGCAGCGCCACGACTCCAGTCCCCGAAGATATGCAGGACAAGAGTTGTTCCCAGATCAAGGGGATGACACTCTTCCagatgaggaggatgaggaagacCGCTTGTCCATGGTGGCCCTGGAATCGGAGCTCCAGAAGTACCTCAATGAAAACTAG
- the pask gene encoding PAS domain-containing serine/threonine-protein kinase isoform X2 produces the protein MSLATESRFEATRHFVEKGDSICVVPDLSSDLLEDEFDLNKSHPCAQRSLQKRNMLELQRRYFYGSSPAATKPQSSCAHPDLDTSPDARPRPPTTTETEDKLYSRLISTDFGLPVPPLALNQNQVFLTVERKSSEILSANDQACKLFACTPDELKGRKLMCILKKTTQVLEEALPEDYLLMDGSIASVSGKVVDVVTASGEMPMLVCTHRVSQNGEHLLVKMEQVERISASLTFTQDGNILTCDSAFAHLHGYHHPEDLKGLSVMELIPSLQIPLHCQALPKMLRVQRVCGKSREGASVPLCVKLQGAVQCARPQQQHAGMSLACSTESLGTEDGQQSGIKGDGRVLSPNPTLEYNGTIWGFAPVSGLLLLQADGSICSIHNQQALSVFGYSKNELRGKCVTFLMPGFYGWMSDLVRKISPFPESQAEAVQSTAKSVPLASVMDPSSLVAGDMAMVQEACRGRSSTGRGRIFTGNCTMLDKQGGPLSTLTSPAVSSTRVLNANDTEELLAQAAQVAAASSHFSEMGDTTEAILRTFAWVDHPQGGTTGILSTEQPAAKHEQLLLENDDIAGSPAHNGHPFGCGDVKSSAVGKDGHSSLQNSSFEVISMGSRSSSGFCENFAGHGAFDPCQAEVSCYLDLNSDGNLVTRALADLDLSSAVLISLHGGSGENRHSMTSCDTAELLRAPSPIDLDPEDRPVDANKPTEDERETGEQSGNQAGADQWHALSSVHKESGQEFCLNGDHGETRVAVDLPATSTPKKQTMAEGELESDAPQLLEGRFEGSAYHRDGTRVEVQCDVVQADLPDGRRMFCVWLSKPGQHWTRSQNDRSLLDKSAASLGEIREACHGEALRSTLDLEHSRACDGQFAEEYKPIKAVGKGAFGFVWKTIRRCDGQETVVKFISKARIVSDCWVDDPMLGRVSQEIAILTRVQHHNIVKVLEVFENGSYFQMVMEKHGDGLDLFEFIDMQPRLDEPLASYIFRQLVAAVFYLRTKNILHRDIKDENIVIDKCFHIRLIDFGSAAMMTPGKLFYTFCGTLEYCSPEVLQGNPYEGPELEMWSLGVLLYTLLFSENPFIGVAEILEAKLKPLFPLSSELNRVLCGLLHPEPTRRMTLDQLLLQSWVSQPISLAEYTWTEVFPATQSNCSPQRHDSSPRRYAGQELFPDQGDDTLPDEEDEEDRLSMVALESELQKYLNEN, from the exons ATGTCACTCGCAACCGAGTCTCGGTTTGAAGCCACACGGCACTTCGTGGAGAAAGGAGATTCTATTTGCGTGGTGCCCGATCTCTCCTCCGACCTGCTGGAGGATGAGTTCGACTTGAACAAGTCCCACCCCTGCGCCCAGAGATCACTGCAGAAAAGAAATATGTTGGAATTGCAACGACGGTACTTCTATGGGTCATCGCCAG CAGCAACAAAGCCCCAATCATCCTGCGCGCATCCTGACTTGGACACATCTCCTGACGCTCGACCACGCCCTCCCACAACGACCGAGACGGAAGACAAGCTTTATAGTCGGCTTATTTCGACAGATTTTGGCCTGCCTGTCCCGCCGTTGGCACTCAATCAAAACCAAGTGTTCCTGACAGTCGAACGAAAAAGCAGCGAG attttgtcAGCTAACGATCAGGCCTGCAAACTGTTTGCATGCACCCCGGATGAGCTGAAAGGAAGAAAGTTGATGTGTATTTTGAAGAAAACCACTCAAGTCTTGGAAGAAGCATTGCCTGAGGACTACCTGCTAATGGACGGCAGTATTGCATCTGTATCTGGGAAAGTG GTTGATGTTGTGACAGCGTCTGGTGAGATGCCGATGTTGGTGTGCACCCACAGAGTGTCACAAAATGGAGAACATCTCCTTGTCAAGATGGAGCAGGTGGAACGGATTTCCGCTTCTCTGACGTTTACTCAAGAT GGAAATATTCTTACCTGTGACTCTGCATTTGCTCATCTCCATGGTTACCACCATCCCGAGGACTTAAAAGGACTTTCTGTTATGGAGCTAATCCCCTCCTTACAAATCCCTCTGCACTGTCAGGCATTGCCCAAA ATGCTGAGGGTTCAGAGAGTGTGTGGTAAAAGTAGAGAAGGCGCATCAGTACCGCTGTGTGTTAAGCTTCAGGGGGCGGTACAGTGCGCAAGACCTCAGCAACAACACGCTGGCATGAGCCTCGCATGCTCGACAGAGAGTCTTGGCACAGAAGATGGTCAGCAATCGG GCATCAAGGGAGACGGCAGGGTCCTCTCCCCCAACCCCACACTGGAGTACAACGGAACCATCTGGGGGTTTGCCCCCGTGAGCGGCCTCCTCCTCTTGCAAGCTGACGGCTCAATCTGCAGCATCCACAATCAAcaggctctcagtgtgtttggCTACAGCAAGAACGAGCTGCGAGGAAAG TGTGTCACTTTCCTCATGCCCGGTTTCTATGGGTGGATGTCCGATTTGGTCAGGAAGATCAGTCCCTTCCCGGAGTCTCAAGCAGAGGCTGTCCAAAGCACAGCGAAATCTG TTCCGTTGGCCTCAGTCATGGACCCATCCTCGCTGGTGGCTGGAGACATGGCCATGGTGCAGGAAGCGTGTCGGGGGAGATCCTCCACGGGGAGAGGCAGAATCTTCACCGGGAACTGCACCATGCTTGACAAACAAGGAGGCCCTCTGTCCACGCTAACTTCTCCTGCTGTCTCTTCCACACGCGTGTTAAA TGCTAATGACACGGAAGAGCTGTTGGCACAGGCAGCCCAGGTAGCTGCTGCCAGTAGCCACTTCTCAGAGATGGGCGACACCACTGAGGCTATCTTGAGGACTTTTGCCTGGGTGGACCATCCACAGGGAGGCACCACCGGCATTCTTTCCACTGAACAACCAGCAGCCAAACATGAACAACTGCTTCTGGAAAATGACGACATTGCTG GGAGTCCCGCTCACAATGGACATCCTTTTGGATGTGGGGATGTCAAGTCTTCTGCTGTGGGCAAAGACGGCCACTCGTCATTGCAAAACTCCAGCTTTGaggtcatttcaatggggagcAG GTCTTCCTCCGGCTTTTGCGAGAACTTTGCTGGCCACGGCGCTTTCGACCCATGCCAGGCAGAGGTCAGCTGTTACCTGGACCTCAACAGCGACGGCAACCTGGTGACCCGAGCCCTGGCCGACTTGGATCTGAGCAGCGCCGTGCTGATCAGCCTGCACGGGGGCAGCGGCGAAAACCGGCACTCCATGACGTCCTGCGACACGGCCGAGCTCCTGCGCGCGCCCTCCCCGATCGACCTCGACCCGGAGGATCGGCCCGTCGACGCCAATAAGCCGACCGAGGATGAGAGGGAGACCGGGGAGCAGTCGGGGAACCAAGCCGGGGCGGATCAGTGGCACGCTCTCTCGTCCGTTCATAAAGAAAGCGGGCAGGAATTCTGCTTGAATGGCGATCATGGTGAGACTCGGGTAGCAGTGGATCTTCCTGCTACGTCTACGCCAAAGAAACAGACGATGGCAGAGGGTGAGCTCGAGTCCGATGCGCCGCAGTTGCTGGAGGGACGATTTGAGGGAAGTGCCTACCACAGAGATGGCACAAGAGTTG AGGTGCAGTGCGACGTGGTCCAAGCCGACCTTCCTGATGGAAGACGAATGTTCTGCGTGTGGTTGAGCAAGCCCGGCCAGCACTGGACCAGGTCGCAAAACGATCGATCCCTGCTCGACAAATCTGCCGCCAGTCTTGGCGAG ATCAGAGAGGCGTGTCATGGTGAAGCTCTGCGCTCCACGCTGGACCTCGAACACTCTCGGGCATGTGATGGGCAGTTTGCAGAAGAGTACAAGCCTATTAAAGCTGTCGGCAAAGGAGCCTTCGGGTTTGTCTGGAAGACGATAAGGCGCTGCGATGGACAAGAA ACAGTAGTGAAGTTCATCAGCAAGGCGAGGATCGTGAGCGACTGCTGGGTGGACGACCCCATGTTGGGTCGAGTCAGTCAGGAGATCGCCATCCTCACTCGAGTGCAACATCACAACATCGTCAAG GTGCTGGAGGTGTTTGAGAACGGCAGCTACTTCCAGATGGTGATGGAGAAACACGGCGACGGTTTGGACCTCTTCGAATTCATCGACATGCAGCCGAGACTGGACGAGCCCCTGGCCAGCTACATCTTCCGACAG CTGGTCGCGGCGGTCTTCTACTTGAGGACGAAGAACATCCTGCACCGGGACATCAAAGACGAGAACATCGTCATTGACAAGTGTTTCCACATTCGCCTCATCGACTTTGGCTCAGCGGCAATGATGACGCCGGGGAAGCTCTTTTACACTTTTTGCGGCACGCTGGAGTACTGCTCGCCTGAAGTGCTTCAAGGAAACCC CTACGAGGGTCCCGAGTTGGAGATGTGGTCTCTGGGGGTTTTGCTCTACACGCTGCTGTTCAGTGAGAACCCCTTCATTGGCGTGGCCGAAATCCTGGAGGCCAAACTCAAACCTCTTTTTCCCCTGTCCTCAG AACTGAACCGCGTGTTGTGTGGGCTGCTGCACCCTGAGCCCACCCGAAGGATGACCCTGGACCAGCTGCTTCTGCAGTCCTGGGTCAGCCAGCCCATTTCGCTGGCAGAGTACACCTGGACGGAGGTGTTCCCAGCAACTCAAAGCAACT gCTCCCCGCAGCGCCACGACTCCAGTCCCCGAAGATATGCAGGACAAGAGTTGTTCCCAGATCAAGGGGATGACACTCTTCCagatgaggaggatgaggaagacCGCTTGTCCATGGTGGCCCTGGAATCGGAGCTCCAGAAGTACCTCAATGAAAACTAG
- the mterf4 gene encoding transcription termination factor 4, mitochondrial, protein MNARFAARQVLWLVRNATSSGFTSLQLSSCLQRPCTQFRFFCSPSSNLPSTNNDPGSAQRHADPELSVPSLLDMGFTPSQAEELYDSVCKAKGGSAATHCLPTLTLLFMLGLNPSSVLKLLTKCPDLYVIKESLLQQRISNLRKLGLVEGSLQRMVVHYPAILTVPMKTVKRVAVFLREKSRFTTQQVADILRDSPAIVHEDLAQLEYKFQYVYFRMGIKHGEMVKHRLFRSPLEELRTRHCFLERRGLYQTPDKKGQTLVVNPKLDGVLHVGLDAFLAQAANASAEEYDVFRRLLAREWKEEACHYGNSQAASEDSDDDDDDDDEEEEDEMEGKESYRKRKRK, encoded by the exons ATGAACGCTCGTTTTGCTGCACGTCAG GTCCTGTGGCTTGTAAGAAATGCCACCTCATCCggattcacttcacttcagtTGAGTAGCTGCCTACAGCGTCCGTGCACGCAGTTTAGATTCTTTTGCTCTCCGAGCAGTAACCTGCCAAGTACCAACAATGACCCAGGATCCGCGCAGAGACACGCCGATCCAGAATTGTCTGTTCCCAGTCTGCTTGACATGGGGTTCACCCCCTCACAGGCTGAGGAACTCTATGATTCGGTGTGCAAAGCCAAAGGTGGAAGTGCTGCCACACATTGTTTGCCAACACTCACGCTTCTGTTCATGTTGGGCCTCAACCCCTCCAGCGTGCTGAAGTTACTGACGAAATGTCCTGACCTTTACGTCATCAAGGAATCACTTCTCCAGCAGAGGATAAGCAATCTGCGCAAACTTGGTTTAGTCGAAG GCAGTCTGCAGCGGATGGTGGTGCACTACCCTGCCATCCTGACCGTGCCCATGAAGACGGTCAAACGTGTGGCCGTGTTCCTCAGGGAGAAGAGTCGATTTACTACGCAGCAGGTCGCCGACATCCTCAGAGATAGTCCGGCCATTGTGCATGAAGACCTGGCTCAGCTGGAGTACAAATTTCAG TACGTCTACTTCCGAATGGGCATCAAACACGGCGAGATGGTGAAGCACAGGTTGTTTCGTTCCCCGCTGGAGGAGCTGCGCACGCGACACTGCTTCTTGGAGCGCCGGGGCTTGTACCAAACCCCCGACAAGAAAGGCCAGACGCTCGTCGTCAACCCCAAACTGGACGGCGTCCTCCACGTGGGCCTGGACGCTTTCCTGGCGCAGGCGGCCAACGCGTCGGCCGAGGAGTATGACGTCTTTCGGAGACTGCTGGCCAGAGAGTGGAAGGAAGAGGCGTGTCACTACGGCAACAGCCAAGCGGCGAGTGAGGAcagtgacgatgatgatgacgatgacgatgaggaggaggaagacgagaTGGAAGGCAAGGAAAGCTAcaggaagagaaaaagaaagtaa
- the LOC144015465 gene encoding putative G-protein coupled receptor 148 translates to MAAAEPILITNLTQEWLASLRRWHLEFFFIPSGVVTLATMLVNPVLLACILASRALRRETRYLLVANTLAADMLFLTLNLATAVLNAVRAQVPWLACELLTAVTVTAYCCAVLTVTLTVADTYAAVRWPLRYHHLLPPARTRRILLGAWLLAASYPFTLVILTETERENPRGTAAVCLVLISLGFIQATNTAGINVYFFVGALVCAALVFYCYIRLYMETRTQGIWRSRFSRARVTVLAHGLLLLLYFAPGFVFTLELLLFQSDDVSQDARVWVSTVNMCVFMLLPRAVAPYLYGLRYREISDTLLQLLHRHRRLSQITAA, encoded by the coding sequence atggccgccgccgagCCCATCCTGATCACCAACCTGACGCAGGAGTGGCTGGCGAGCCTTCGCCGTTGGCACCTGGAGTTCTTCTTCATCCCCAGCGGCGTCGTGACGCTGGCCACCATGCTGGTGAACCCCGTCCTGTTGGCGTGCATCTTGGCGTCTCGCGCCTTGCGCCGAGAGACGCGCTACCTCCTGGTGGCCAACACCCTGGCGGCGGACATGTTGTTCCTCACCCTCAACCTGGCCACCGCCGTCCTCAACGCGGTCCGGGCGCAGGTCCCGTGGCTGGCGTGCGAGCTGCTGACGGCCGTCACGGTCACGGCCTACTGCTGCGCCGTCCTCACCGTCACCCTGACGGTGGCGGACACCTACGCCGCCGTGCGCTGGCCGCTGCGCTACCACCACCTCCTCCCGCCCGCTCGGACCCGCCGGATCCTGCTGGGGGCGTGGCTGCTGGCGGCGAGCTACCCGTTCACGCTGGTCATCCTGACGGAGACGGAGAGGGAGAACCCGCGCGGGACGGCGGCCGTGTGCCTGGTCCTCATCTCGCTGGGTTTCATTCAGGCCACAAACACGGCGGGGATTAACGTCTACTTCTTCGTGGGCGCTCTCGTCTGCGCCGCGCTCGTCTTCTACTGCTACATTCGCCTGTACATGGAAACCCGGACCCAAGGCATCTGGCGGAGTCGCTTCTCCAGAGCTCGGGTGACGGTGTTGGCCCACGGCCTGCTGCTGCTCCTCTACTTCGCCCCCGGCTTCGTCTTCACCCTGGAGCTGCTCCTGTTCCAGAGCGACGACGTCAGCCAGGATGCCCGAGTGTGGGTCAGCACGGTCAACATGTGCGTGTTCATGCTGCTCCCCAGGGCCGTGGCTCCTTACCTGTACGGGCTGCGCTACCGCGAGATCTCCGACAcgctgctgcagctgctgcaTCGGCACCGGAGGCTCAGCCAGATCACCGCGGCGTAA